Part of the bacterium genome is shown below.
CGGCATGACCAACACCGCTTATCATTTGACTAAAATTCTTTCCAAGGGAACCTTCGACCTGGTTTTGAATATCGGGATATGCGGCAGTTATGGCCGTTCAAGACCTATCGGGGATGTTGTGCACGTAATAGAAGAAATTTTTTCTGAAATTGGCGCCACCGATGCAGACGGAAATTTCCTGGATCTGAAAAAAATGGGATTCAAACATTTTACTAAAGACGGAAAAGAATACTACAACCGTATTCTCAACCCCAACAAATTATCTGATTTCTTTGATTATTATCCGAATAACGTAAAAGAGGTACGGAGCGTAACAGTTAATACCGTCAATGGAGATGCCCGCCGTATCGAAAGTATAAAATCATTATATGATCCGCACGTCGAAAACATGGAGGGCGGCGCAGTAGCCTGCGTGTGCCTGCAGGAAGGAATTCCTTTTTTTGAGTTTCGTTCTATTTCCAATTATGTCGAACCGCGCGATACGTTACAATGGAATATCCCTTTGGCTTCAGTTAATATTCAGCATTTCATGATTGAATTCCTGTCACACCTTAAATAACAAAATCCCAACGAACATGACCACACTTACGGTCGGTTATTCTACTTGTCCCAACGACACATTCATTTTCGATGCCATGATTCATGGAAAAATCGATACCGAAGACCTTCGATTTGAACCGGAACTCGCGGATGTAGAAAATTTGAATATGCGCGCCTTTAAGCAAGAATTGGACATCAGCAAACTCAGCTACCACGCGTACCTGTTTCTGCGAGACCAGTATGCGCTGTTAAATTCCGGAAGCGCGCTAGGCCGTAATTGCGGGCCCTTGCTGATTAGCAAGAAGGTTGTAAATATAAAGAATTTGACACCGGCGCACATCGGAATTCCGGGTAAATATACAACGGCCAATCTGCTTCTCCAGCTTTATTTGAGAAAGAAAATCGATGCTAAAATATTTTTGTTTTCTGATATAGAAACGGCTTTGATTAATGGAGAAATTGAGGCCGGCGTAATTATCCATGAAAACCGTTTTACTTATGAAGCGAAGGGACTAAAAAGAATTCAAGACCTGGGCGAATTTTGGGAATCTCAAACTAAACTGCCCATTCCTTTGGGCGGAATTGTTGTCAAAAAACAGTTCAGTGTTGATTTACAGCAAAAGATTGACAGAATATTGAAGCGAAGCGTTCAATTCGCTTTTGACAATCCGGAATCCAGTCGTGAATACGTCAGAAAACATGCACAGGAAATGAGCGACGACGTCATGTTGAGTCACATTGCACTTTATGTGAATAATTATACGTTGGATTTGGGTAAAACCGGACACACCGCCGTTGAGCGATTGTTGACGGTATCCTCGGACATCTTATAGCGGTTTAATTATCTTGACAAATGAAGACGATTTCTCTATATTT
Proteins encoded:
- the mqnB gene encoding futalosine hydrolase, encoding MNILIVSATHSESEKITSHRFDHHLVHVEVTGIGMTNTAYHLTKILSKGTFDLVLNIGICGSYGRSRPIGDVVHVIEEIFSEIGATDADGNFLDLKKMGFKHFTKDGKEYYNRILNPNKLSDFFDYYPNNVKEVRSVTVNTVNGDARRIESIKSLYDPHVENMEGGAVACVCLQEGIPFFEFRSISNYVEPRDTLQWNIPLASVNIQHFMIEFLSHLK
- a CDS encoding 1,4-dihydroxy-6-naphthoate synthase, with amino-acid sequence MTTLTVGYSTCPNDTFIFDAMIHGKIDTEDLRFEPELADVENLNMRAFKQELDISKLSYHAYLFLRDQYALLNSGSALGRNCGPLLISKKVVNIKNLTPAHIGIPGKYTTANLLLQLYLRKKIDAKIFLFSDIETALINGEIEAGVIIHENRFTYEAKGLKRIQDLGEFWESQTKLPIPLGGIVVKKQFSVDLQQKIDRILKRSVQFAFDNPESSREYVRKHAQEMSDDVMLSHIALYVNNYTLDLGKTGHTAVERLLTVSSDIL